A stretch of Mycobacterium sp. ITM-2016-00316 DNA encodes these proteins:
- a CDS encoding HNH endonuclease signature motif containing protein, which yields MDATDLDTFIDALIDDLTPVPAPEDDADRRLCHLLDSPRRIVDEPPLLAVLAAAVTLRNLFDHVIAQAVAAAERAGIPPRKHLRTGADLLTSLGVAPGAAYRAARVGRAAHTLPALTQLQRLGGVGIEFADAVGKGVAHVSGRVALSDEDRAAVVTTLMIETTPSGVDKKAREIAIAKAAVSPQAEDVVPVAENTDLNDMTVVQTEDGRVAASLDLDALTAEELLAALDPLCRPIPLPDGSPDPRPTGRRRADAFGQIMRTYLSSSLRPMSGGVLPHVTLTRPAAAGSVDFLGFGGPVSTRTADLIMCDSTLTSVTIDAAGAPLDVGRSERLFTPAIRKGLAVRDRGCAHPGCGRPVSWCDAHHIQPWSSGGRTSIDNGVLLCRLHHTAIHHGGWQVYLGADRHPWFIPPHDPAGPEPAHLRSHARRTMTDLPTAA from the coding sequence ATGGACGCCACTGATCTCGACACGTTCATTGATGCGTTGATTGATGACCTCACCCCGGTGCCTGCACCCGAGGATGACGCCGATCGCCGGTTGTGTCATCTGCTCGACAGTCCCCGCCGGATCGTTGATGAACCACCCCTGTTGGCGGTGCTGGCGGCGGCGGTGACCTTGCGCAATCTGTTCGATCATGTGATCGCCCAAGCGGTCGCGGCCGCCGAGCGGGCTGGGATCCCGCCACGCAAGCACCTGCGCACGGGGGCCGATCTGCTCACCAGTCTGGGTGTGGCGCCGGGTGCGGCGTACCGGGCTGCGCGGGTGGGCCGGGCGGCGCACACCTTGCCGGCGTTGACGCAGTTGCAGCGCCTTGGTGGGGTCGGTATCGAGTTCGCCGACGCGGTCGGCAAGGGCGTCGCGCATGTGTCCGGCAGGGTCGCGTTGTCTGATGAGGACCGGGCCGCTGTCGTGACGACGCTGATGATCGAGACCACACCCTCCGGTGTCGATAAGAAGGCCCGCGAGATCGCCATCGCGAAGGCCGCCGTATCGCCGCAGGCTGAGGATGTGGTGCCGGTCGCCGAAAACACTGACCTCAACGACATGACTGTGGTGCAGACCGAGGACGGGCGGGTCGCGGCCAGCCTGGATCTCGACGCGCTCACCGCGGAAGAACTGCTCGCCGCGCTGGACCCGTTGTGCCGGCCGATACCGCTGCCCGACGGGTCCCCGGACCCACGCCCGACCGGGCGCCGCCGCGCCGACGCGTTCGGTCAGATCATGCGGACCTACCTGTCGAGCTCCCTGCGCCCGATGAGCGGGGGCGTGCTCCCGCACGTCACCCTCACCCGCCCCGCCGCAGCTGGATCCGTGGACTTTCTCGGATTCGGCGGGCCCGTCAGCACCCGCACCGCCGACCTCATCATGTGCGACAGCACCCTGACCTCGGTGACCATCGACGCCGCCGGCGCACCGCTGGACGTCGGGCGCAGCGAGCGACTGTTCACACCCGCCATCCGGAAAGGGTTGGCGGTCCGCGATCGTGGGTGCGCGCACCCCGGGTGCGGGCGTCCGGTGTCGTGGTGCGACGCCCACCACATCCAACCCTGGAGCAGCGGCGGGCGCACCAGCATCGACAACGGGGTGCTGCTGTGCCGACTGCACCACACCGCGATCCACCACGGCGGCTGGCAGGTCTACCTCGGCGCCGACCGCCACCCCTGGTTCATCCCGCCCCATGACCCGGCCGGCCCCGAACCGGCACATCTGCGATCCCACGCCCGACGCACCATGACCGACCTGCCCACCGCCGCATAA
- a CDS encoding SDR family NAD(P)-dependent oxidoreductase: protein MTSQLRFDDRVAVITGGGRGLGREYALLLASRGARIVVNDPGGSLTGDGSDEGPAHDVAREIIAAGGQAVACTESVATPDGGKAIIDAAIANFGRIDILIHNAGIVRRGSLKELSYQDFESVLDVHLRGAFHVVRPAFPLMCAAGYGRIVLTSSIGGLYGNHGVANYAAAKAGIIGLTNVAALEGAAEGVTCNAIVPGAVTRMAEGLDTSAYPPMGSDLVAPAVGWLAHESCSVSGELFVAIAGRVARAFIAETPGVYQPSWSIEDVATNIDAIRGGTAPLEFAPVPDGHTDHIRFSFGMAAQ, encoded by the coding sequence TTGACCAGCCAGCTGCGCTTCGACGACCGCGTCGCCGTCATCACCGGTGGTGGACGCGGTCTGGGCCGGGAGTACGCGCTGCTGCTGGCATCGCGGGGCGCCAGGATCGTCGTCAATGATCCCGGCGGCAGCCTGACCGGCGACGGGTCGGATGAGGGCCCGGCCCATGACGTGGCGCGCGAGATCATCGCTGCCGGTGGGCAAGCCGTCGCCTGCACTGAATCGGTCGCCACCCCTGACGGCGGCAAGGCCATCATCGACGCCGCCATTGCGAACTTCGGGCGCATCGACATCCTCATTCACAATGCGGGTATCGTGCGCCGCGGCTCACTCAAGGAATTGAGCTATCAGGATTTCGAGTCCGTACTCGATGTGCACCTGCGCGGCGCTTTCCATGTGGTGCGTCCGGCGTTTCCGCTCATGTGTGCCGCCGGCTACGGGCGGATCGTGCTCACCTCCTCGATCGGCGGTCTGTACGGCAACCACGGTGTCGCGAATTACGCCGCTGCCAAGGCCGGAATCATCGGTCTCACCAACGTGGCCGCACTCGAAGGCGCCGCCGAGGGCGTGACCTGCAATGCGATCGTCCCGGGCGCGGTCACGAGAATGGCTGAGGGACTGGACACCTCGGCATACCCGCCGATGGGATCGGATCTGGTGGCGCCTGCTGTCGGCTGGCTGGCGCATGAATCGTGTTCGGTGAGTGGCGAACTGTTCGTGGCGATCGCCGGCCGGGTCGCCCGCGCGTTCATAGCGGAGACGCCCGGGGTGTATCAGCCATCTTGGTCCATCGAGGACGTCGCGACCAACATCGATGCCATCCGCGGTGGCACCGCACCGTTGGAGTTCGCGCCGGTGCCCGACGGACACACCGACCACATCCGCTTCTCATTCGGGATGGCCGCCCAATGA
- a CDS encoding CaiB/BaiF CoA-transferase family protein — protein MTEFQGPLKGVRVIDLTAMVMGPYCTQIMADMGADVIKVEPPAGDNTRYISVGPVAGLSGVFINVNRGKRGVMLDLQTDAGKAALRSLIETADVFIHSMRAKAIAKLGFAYEDVAALNPSIVYTNCYGYGRRGPDADRPAYDDTIQAECGLPAVQEQLTGEASYVGTIMADKVAGLTALYATTMALFHRERTGEGQEVEVSMFETMASFMLVEHANGAMFDPALGPAVYPRAVAPNRKPYETKDGQIAALIYNDKHWHAFIERVQPVWNSVEFATLEQRAKQIDTVYGLVAQTLKERTTEEWLQLFRELEIPAAAVNTPDALFDNEHLNAVGLFETIQTAHGPIRLPGVPTWFSRTPGRVHGPAPELGADTEKVMAELQALPRH, from the coding sequence ATGACCGAATTCCAGGGGCCGCTCAAAGGGGTGCGGGTCATCGACCTCACCGCCATGGTGATGGGGCCGTACTGCACCCAGATCATGGCCGATATGGGCGCCGATGTGATCAAGGTGGAACCGCCGGCCGGCGACAACACCCGCTACATCTCGGTCGGTCCCGTGGCCGGGTTGAGCGGTGTCTTCATCAACGTGAACCGCGGCAAGCGGGGCGTGATGCTGGACCTGCAGACCGATGCGGGCAAGGCCGCGTTGCGGTCGTTGATCGAAACCGCCGACGTGTTCATCCACTCGATGCGGGCCAAGGCCATCGCCAAGCTGGGGTTCGCCTATGAGGACGTCGCCGCGCTGAACCCGTCCATCGTCTACACGAACTGCTACGGGTACGGCAGGCGGGGCCCGGACGCCGACCGCCCCGCCTACGACGACACCATCCAGGCCGAATGCGGATTGCCTGCGGTGCAAGAACAATTGACCGGTGAGGCCAGCTATGTCGGCACCATCATGGCCGACAAGGTGGCGGGTCTGACGGCCCTGTACGCCACCACGATGGCGCTGTTCCACCGCGAGCGCACCGGTGAGGGGCAGGAGGTGGAGGTCAGCATGTTCGAGACTATGGCATCGTTCATGTTGGTCGAGCATGCCAACGGCGCCATGTTCGACCCCGCGCTCGGCCCGGCCGTGTATCCCCGCGCGGTGGCGCCCAACCGCAAGCCGTACGAGACCAAGGACGGTCAGATCGCGGCGCTGATCTACAACGACAAGCACTGGCACGCCTTCATCGAGCGGGTGCAGCCCGTCTGGAACAGCGTCGAGTTCGCCACGCTCGAGCAGCGCGCCAAGCAGATCGACACCGTGTACGGGCTGGTGGCGCAGACGCTCAAGGAACGCACCACCGAAGAGTGGCTGCAACTGTTCCGCGAACTGGAGATCCCGGCCGCCGCCGTCAACACCCCGGACGCCTTGTTCGACAACGAACATCTCAATGCCGTCGGACTGTTCGAGACCATCCAGACCGCGCACGGCCCGATTCGTCTGCCGGGCGTGCCGACCTGGTTCTCCCGGACACCCGGCCGCGTGCACGGGCCGGCACCGGAGCTGGGCGCCGACACCGAGAAGGTGATGGCTGAACTTCAGGCGCTGCCGCGGCATTAG